Proteins from a genomic interval of Arthrobacter sp. CAN_C5:
- the rsmD gene encoding 16S rRNA (guanine(966)-N(2))-methyltransferase RsmD, giving the protein MSRIIAGAAGGIPLFSVPGTATRPTTDRVKEALFSRLDAYEVIADARVLDLFAGSGSLGVESASRGAKVVDLVESADKAAAVSRSNADLVNKTLKHQTVRVHHLKVETYLDRVTPEDQWDLVLMDPPYPVENESLTTLLATLVPHLAEGAVVVLERSSRSQEPNWPVGLERFAEKKYGETKLWFAEPTAPAS; this is encoded by the coding sequence ATGAGTCGAATCATCGCCGGAGCCGCTGGAGGCATACCGTTATTCAGTGTCCCGGGTACAGCAACACGGCCCACTACTGACCGAGTCAAAGAGGCATTGTTCTCGCGTCTCGACGCCTACGAGGTCATCGCCGATGCAAGGGTGCTCGACCTTTTTGCTGGCTCAGGCTCCCTGGGCGTGGAAAGCGCCAGCCGGGGAGCGAAGGTCGTTGACCTGGTGGAGTCGGCCGACAAGGCAGCAGCAGTCAGCCGATCCAATGCTGATCTGGTTAACAAGACCCTCAAACATCAGACAGTGCGGGTCCACCATCTCAAGGTGGAAACCTATCTTGATCGCGTGACCCCCGAGGACCAGTGGGATCTGGTCCTCATGGATCCTCCCTATCCAGTGGAAAACGAATCGCTGACCACTCTTCTTGCCACGCTGGTTCCGCATCTGGCCGAGGGTGCAGTGGTCGTTCTCGAACGTTCTTCGCGCTCGCAGGAGCCAAACTGGCCGGTCGGTCTGGAACGCTTCGCTGAGAAGAAGTACGGCGAAACTAAACTGTGGTTCGCCGAACCAACAGCGCCTGCATCGTAG
- a CDS encoding phosphotransferase has translation MTTIPATLTDRAGRQLNVHRAWPRDGGRLTFEAMDTDGGQIRAGTIEADGVVRLSPFAEDPVLSGLPGAAALGQLLVHRYKRRAVVRDDAGFTKLLAPGKAEGVAVAHRLMRSLANRSGIVVPDVVVQHPDSVTLTAVHGTSLHELGRGSTAGRHADGASSGDGDAPSDGPGHDGGADTSAGIGNPAETSTWDGAGTWETAWQQWAQRWPRLAVAQARVEPGSAGQGSVGQSSIGQSSVGQGSVALPAHTARDECRTVARWVNQVQEFEALPVAPARLQRASAQVARLLISGVPQQAVLSHRDLHDKQVLFNPDSRVVGLIDCDTVAVAEPALDLANLLVHVDFRRAQGVYSAAAAQTAKQAVLTAADAIGVSDQRLEAYAAATRLRLACLYAFRPQYRALAHQWFEGLEIKLAETAAA, from the coding sequence GTGACGACAATTCCTGCGACGCTGACGGATCGTGCTGGCAGGCAGCTGAACGTCCATCGGGCATGGCCGCGTGACGGTGGTCGACTCACCTTTGAGGCGATGGACACCGATGGTGGCCAGATCAGGGCTGGAACCATCGAGGCTGACGGAGTGGTGCGTTTATCCCCGTTTGCTGAAGACCCGGTGCTGTCTGGTCTTCCCGGTGCTGCGGCGCTGGGTCAGTTGCTGGTCCACCGGTACAAGCGGCGCGCAGTGGTCCGCGATGATGCTGGATTCACCAAGCTGCTGGCTCCCGGAAAGGCCGAGGGGGTGGCAGTAGCCCACCGGTTGATGCGCTCGTTGGCGAATCGGTCAGGGATCGTGGTGCCCGACGTCGTGGTGCAGCATCCGGACAGTGTCACGTTGACGGCGGTGCACGGCACCAGTTTGCACGAGCTCGGGCGAGGGTCGACCGCAGGCAGGCATGCGGACGGTGCTAGCTCAGGAGACGGGGACGCGCCTTCGGACGGACCCGGACATGACGGCGGGGCTGACACCTCCGCCGGGATTGGCAACCCGGCCGAAACTAGCACCTGGGACGGGGCTGGCACCTGGGAGACGGCGTGGCAGCAGTGGGCCCAGCGGTGGCCCCGGCTGGCGGTTGCCCAGGCCAGGGTTGAACCGGGCAGTGCCGGACAAGGAAGCGTCGGACAGAGCAGCATCGGACAGAGCAGTGTCGGACAGGGCAGTGTTGCTCTACCCGCCCATACGGCGCGCGATGAGTGTCGCACCGTGGCCCGGTGGGTCAACCAAGTGCAGGAGTTCGAGGCGTTGCCTGTTGCACCCGCCCGGCTCCAACGGGCGTCGGCGCAGGTGGCTCGGCTGCTGATTTCAGGTGTGCCGCAGCAGGCAGTGTTGTCGCATCGTGATCTCCACGACAAGCAGGTGTTGTTCAATCCGGATTCGCGCGTCGTCGGGTTGATCGACTGCGACACGGTGGCTGTCGCTGAGCCAGCGCTCGACCTGGCGAATCTCCTGGTGCACGTCGATTTTCGCCGAGCACAGGGTGTCTATTCTGCTGCTGCGGCGCAAACGGCGAAACAGGCCGTTCTCACCGCGGCAGACGCTATCGGGGTGTCCGATCAACGGTTGGAAGCCTATGCTGCGGCGACAAGGCTTCGACTAGCGTGCCTGTATGCGTTCAGACCTCAGTATCGGGCGCTCGCACACCAGTGGTTTGAAGGCCTCGAGATCAAACTCGCAGAAACAGCTGCGGCCTAG
- a CDS encoding phosphotransferase family protein yields MTVIDPTAAVDPTLPGLEEFFDSDRLSGLLGRPVRADRLRHKPGTSAVARIREAGGGIGWLATYSPDAAAKLEKTFSRSVGSGLEVQHVALPDYPDHSLVSGPIELDHRLYRPMRPFRRDGFGWIFVDRSVEVLNYNPQRRVVFALRHRGERLVCKLGASTPHADGELLARLASRGVPVLETVDRSGLPTSSHVQYFTWFGSGDLSTVGTSNQSSQLGAADLRDTAGAGADAAAASYAAGMALALLHQQPPAFDTHRWRAPAGSLIKLARETSSLLPGITDRLERLRVGLEPLLRRPGRAALIHGDFSADQVLVDGNDIRLTDLERCTYGAGASDLGSFAAVEILHSMPLVRDTDVLALPRTAAMLDGYSAGPTGATETEVLGWTIFHLLNRLNEPFRSCSPTWRQDMVNQLDLMENILW; encoded by the coding sequence ATGACAGTTATCGATCCGACGGCGGCCGTTGATCCGACGCTGCCGGGTCTTGAAGAGTTTTTCGACAGCGACCGGCTCAGCGGGTTGCTGGGCCGTCCGGTGAGGGCTGACCGGCTGCGGCACAAACCCGGTACGTCCGCTGTGGCAAGAATTCGGGAAGCCGGTGGCGGGATAGGCTGGCTTGCTACCTACAGTCCTGATGCTGCAGCAAAGCTTGAAAAAACGTTTAGCCGGTCGGTGGGCAGTGGGCTGGAAGTCCAGCATGTCGCGTTGCCGGACTACCCGGACCACAGCCTGGTGTCAGGGCCCATCGAACTGGATCACCGACTGTATCGGCCCATGCGGCCGTTTCGGCGTGACGGGTTCGGCTGGATCTTTGTTGACCGCTCGGTAGAGGTGCTCAACTACAACCCGCAGCGCAGGGTGGTGTTTGCGCTTCGCCATCGGGGTGAACGTCTGGTGTGCAAGCTCGGTGCGTCGACCCCACACGCGGATGGCGAGCTGTTGGCGAGGCTCGCGTCCCGAGGTGTCCCGGTATTGGAGACAGTCGACCGGTCGGGGCTGCCGACTTCGAGTCATGTGCAGTACTTCACGTGGTTCGGGTCTGGTGACCTCAGCACCGTGGGTACCAGCAACCAGTCCTCTCAGCTGGGAGCTGCGGATCTCAGGGATACTGCCGGGGCCGGGGCCGATGCGGCTGCCGCGTCCTATGCGGCGGGCATGGCGTTGGCGTTGCTTCATCAGCAGCCCCCAGCCTTTGACACACACCGGTGGCGGGCGCCTGCCGGGTCACTGATCAAACTGGCGCGGGAGACATCGTCACTGCTTCCCGGGATTACCGACCGGCTGGAGCGGCTTCGTGTCGGACTGGAACCGCTGTTGCGGCGTCCGGGCCGGGCAGCGCTCATTCACGGTGACTTTTCTGCCGACCAGGTGCTGGTAGATGGTAACGACATCCGGCTGACGGATCTGGAGCGGTGTACCTATGGTGCAGGTGCCTCCGATCTGGGCAGCTTTGCCGCCGTCGAGATCCTGCACAGTATGCCGCTGGTGAGAGACACCGATGTGTTGGCGCTTCCCCGCACGGCGGCCATGCTGGACGGCTACAGCGCCGGCCCGACGGGCGCCACTGAGACAGAGGTCCTGGGGTGGACAATCTTTCATCTGCTCAACCGCCTGAATGAGCCTTTTCGATCCTGTTCCCCCACCTGGCGGCAAGACATGGTGAACCAATTAGACCTGATGGAGAACATCCTGTGGTGA